Proteins from a single region of Flaviflexus salsibiostraticola:
- a CDS encoding IS481 family transposase — MSHANAALTPRARLTVARLVVDQQVPIAEVAARFQCSWPTVKRWADRYRSGESMQDRSSRPKTSPHQTPLKIRRRIVSLRLRLREGPVQLAVRVGLAPSTVHQILRHCRLNRLAHVDRATGEPVRRYEHPHPGSMIHVDVKKLGNIPDGGGWRFVGRQQGGRNRIATPDKARNHHHNPKMGHAFVHTVIDDYSRVAYAEVHNDETALTAVGVLERATAWFNTRGVTVERVLSDNGPAYRSILWRETCARLKITAKRTRPYRPQTNGKIERFHRTLADGWGYARCYTSETERRDALPGWLHHYNHHRPHTACDRLAPITRLTNLPGQYI, encoded by the coding sequence ATGTCCCACGCTAATGCAGCCCTGACCCCTCGCGCCCGTTTGACCGTCGCCCGGCTCGTCGTCGACCAGCAGGTGCCGATTGCCGAGGTCGCGGCTCGGTTCCAATGCTCCTGGCCGACGGTCAAACGCTGGGCCGACCGCTACAGGTCTGGTGAGTCCATGCAGGACCGTTCCTCTCGCCCGAAGACCTCGCCCCACCAGACCCCGTTGAAGATCAGAAGACGAATCGTGAGCCTGCGGCTGCGGCTACGGGAAGGACCGGTCCAGCTGGCCGTCCGGGTCGGGCTGGCACCCTCGACCGTTCATCAGATCCTGCGCCACTGCCGACTGAACAGACTCGCTCACGTAGACCGCGCCACCGGGGAGCCGGTGCGCCGCTATGAACACCCCCACCCCGGCTCGATGATTCACGTCGATGTGAAAAAGCTCGGCAACATCCCCGACGGCGGCGGCTGGCGCTTCGTCGGTCGCCAACAGGGAGGCCGCAACCGCATAGCAACGCCGGACAAGGCCCGCAACCACCACCACAACCCGAAGATGGGCCACGCCTTCGTCCACACCGTAATCGATGACTACTCTCGCGTCGCCTACGCCGAAGTCCACAATGATGAAACCGCTCTCACTGCCGTCGGGGTGTTGGAGCGGGCCACAGCCTGGTTCAACACCCGAGGCGTCACCGTCGAAAGAGTGCTCTCCGACAACGGTCCGGCCTACCGCTCGATATTATGGCGCGAAACCTGCGCCAGGCTGAAGATCACAGCAAAACGGACCCGCCCGTACCGACCCCAGACCAACGGGAAGATCGAGCGCTTCCACCGCACCCTTGCAGACGGGTGGGGCTACGCCCGCTGCTACACCTCAGAAACCGAGCGACGAGACGCCCTACCAGGATGGCTGCATCACTATAATCATCACCGACCCCACACAGCCTGCGACAGGCTCGCCCCAATCACCCGCTTAACCAACCTCCCCGGACAGTACATCTAG
- a CDS encoding HtaA domain-containing protein produces the protein MSPSTARRITSGLSAVALIASGLFLAPAASSDEPSSTTTVTSGTMNWGVRESFRNYLKNPFAGGSTELTGGVTDSAGSFAWPAVTGGEIDAGSLSELAFEGTVHFTGHNDVLDVSFSDPVISFSGATPVLMVKAVGREFVDTTTQGELIDYGRIEFATLPAATITTGDDSVDVAFGPGSLTEAGAAAFGGFYNAGDEIDPISVSLVTETVEIPAEPPAEPTCGPDAAPADLSALPGHMSWGLNSNFLGYLLSPRGGGTMSGCDGAWATTELNYRLADGTEFDPDAPGTLNFVGNINLYAHDGVLDIDFTNPVLTFTDPATAVLSLTSSGSHRGAAGGWSETPVQVEDFARLGDVDIVQNDDGTVSISSATVTAGAGATFVLGSYQPGTPLAPLNITVNEASVVVPTEPEPTDPAPTEPEPTEPAPSEPTTPTTPPAEPAPIGAGAMDWRVKDSFLGYLSGPGAKGGWTTSGGVTGTFRFPLASGQDLDPEDLQAIRFGGTVDFSGHEGALRIVLSNPTIRKSGGAWQLTASVASRSLQSTDAPGVLPPARTVVLADLSAPKVTTASGGATTLSFGTVRLTADGAVAFANFYTAGSELAPITVSLAASGSTLPPATGGTAPGGSTDRPGGGSSPLPIVQNPAPVVAQPQIIDRSADIDPTKTRVTSGTLQWGVRQSFTTYIRSAVAGGGWTTSGGVSWNGSTFVFPARGGLYDTAARTGELHYGGTISFSGHDDVLQLTMSNPSIVVNGNRASLYLTVRSTSMEGVTKDHGRVHFANLSLSNVRSSNQALSFTTSSAVLTPAGADAFAGFYEAGTELAPLTVSVNLTPATVYDAATGELKTYDAYGNLAYTGASSYGLALGGLMLVLAGAAALRLRRAAA, from the coding sequence ATGTCACCATCTACTGCGCGGAGGATCACGTCAGGGCTGTCTGCCGTCGCGCTTATCGCCAGCGGGCTATTCCTGGCCCCGGCCGCATCCTCGGACGAACCGTCGTCCACGACGACCGTCACCTCGGGGACCATGAATTGGGGAGTGAGGGAGAGCTTCCGGAACTACCTCAAGAATCCGTTCGCCGGCGGATCGACCGAGCTGACAGGGGGAGTCACCGACTCCGCAGGTTCCTTCGCCTGGCCCGCCGTGACGGGCGGCGAGATCGATGCGGGCAGCCTTTCAGAGCTCGCCTTCGAGGGAACGGTCCACTTCACGGGACATAACGACGTCCTCGACGTGTCGTTCTCGGATCCCGTCATCTCCTTCTCGGGTGCGACGCCTGTCCTCATGGTCAAGGCTGTCGGCAGAGAGTTCGTCGACACGACGACGCAGGGCGAGCTCATCGATTACGGGCGAATCGAGTTTGCGACGCTGCCTGCCGCGACCATCACGACCGGTGATGATTCAGTCGACGTCGCCTTCGGTCCCGGCTCGCTCACCGAGGCGGGCGCCGCGGCCTTCGGGGGCTTCTACAATGCGGGCGACGAGATTGACCCCATCAGTGTCAGCCTCGTGACCGAGACGGTCGAAATCCCTGCAGAGCCCCCTGCTGAGCCGACGTGCGGACCCGATGCCGCCCCAGCAGACTTGTCTGCGCTTCCCGGGCACATGAGCTGGGGACTGAATTCTAACTTCCTTGGTTACCTGCTGAGCCCGCGCGGTGGCGGCACAATGAGCGGCTGCGACGGCGCGTGGGCCACCACCGAGCTCAACTACAGGCTGGCGGATGGGACCGAGTTCGACCCCGATGCCCCCGGCACGCTGAATTTCGTTGGCAACATCAATCTCTACGCGCACGACGGTGTGCTCGACATCGACTTCACCAACCCCGTGCTCACGTTCACGGACCCGGCCACTGCCGTCCTGTCGCTGACCTCGTCCGGCTCCCATCGCGGGGCCGCCGGCGGCTGGTCTGAGACGCCCGTCCAGGTCGAGGATTTCGCGCGCCTGGGGGACGTCGACATCGTCCAGAATGACGACGGCACAGTCTCGATCTCGTCGGCCACCGTGACGGCAGGAGCGGGCGCCACGTTCGTTCTCGGTTCCTACCAGCCCGGGACGCCGCTCGCGCCGCTCAACATCACGGTCAATGAGGCCTCTGTCGTGGTTCCCACTGAGCCCGAGCCCACGGACCCGGCTCCGACCGAGCCTGAACCGACCGAACCGGCCCCCTCGGAGCCGACAACACCGACCACTCCGCCCGCGGAGCCGGCCCCCATCGGCGCTGGCGCCATGGACTGGAGGGTTAAGGATTCCTTCCTGGGCTACCTGAGCGGGCCGGGCGCCAAGGGCGGCTGGACGACCTCCGGAGGCGTGACGGGCACGTTCCGCTTCCCGCTCGCCTCGGGGCAGGACCTCGATCCCGAGGACCTTCAGGCCATCCGGTTCGGTGGCACGGTCGACTTCTCCGGGCACGAAGGTGCTCTCCGCATCGTGCTCTCCAACCCGACAATTCGGAAGTCCGGCGGTGCATGGCAGCTGACGGCATCAGTCGCCTCGCGAAGCCTGCAGTCGACCGATGCTCCCGGAGTCCTGCCTCCTGCGCGGACGGTCGTCCTCGCCGACCTGTCGGCGCCGAAGGTCACCACCGCGTCCGGCGGTGCGACGACACTGAGCTTCGGCACGGTCAGGCTCACAGCAGATGGGGCGGTCGCCTTCGCCAACTTCTACACAGCCGGATCCGAGCTTGCCCCGATCACCGTCAGCCTCGCGGCGTCGGGATCGACGCTGCCGCCGGCAACAGGCGGCACCGCTCCCGGCGGTTCGACGGATCGCCCGGGAGGCGGTTCCTCCCCGCTGCCGATCGTGCAGAACCCCGCCCCGGTCGTCGCGCAGCCACAGATCATCGACCGGTCGGCCGACATCGATCCGACGAAGACTCGGGTCACGAGCGGCACGCTCCAGTGGGGCGTCCGTCAGTCCTTCACGACCTACATCCGCTCCGCGGTTGCGGGCGGCGGATGGACGACATCCGGGGGAGTGTCATGGAACGGCTCGACCTTCGTCTTCCCGGCTCGGGGCGGCCTCTATGACACGGCGGCCCGCACCGGCGAGCTGCACTATGGCGGCACAATCTCCTTCTCGGGCCACGATGATGTCCTGCAGCTGACGATGTCGAACCCGTCGATCGTCGTCAACGGCAACCGTGCCTCGCTCTACCTCACCGTGCGCTCGACTTCCATGGAGGGCGTGACGAAGGATCATGGCCGCGTCCATTTCGCGAACCTCTCCCTATCGAACGTCCGGTCCTCGAATCAGGCGCTGAGCTTCACGACCTCCTCGGCCGTGCTGACGCCGGCCGGAGCCGACGCCTTCGCGGGATTCTACGAGGCAGGAACCGAGCTCGCACCGCTCACCGTGTCCGTCAACCTGACGCCGGCGACGGTGTACGACGCCGCCACCGGCGAGCTGAAGACGTACGACGCATACGGCAACCTCGCCTACACTGGCGCATCCAGCTATGGTCTCGCCCTCGGCGGGCTCATGCTGGTCCTGGCGGGGGCGGCTGCCCTGCGACTGCGCAGAGCCGCGGCCTGA
- a CDS encoding IS3 family transposase, with protein sequence MAGNAPNSTAADTATPSHRDLDDAIIIDALLATVGTPEGMYGRRKMVAYLRRHGLVVSARRVDRLMRDLEMNGRVRGQGVRTTIPDRSAARAPDLVERDFTAPIPNERWVADFTYVRTWAGFVYVAFVIDCFSRAIVGWHASASMTTPLVTNALRMGLWRRDQAGHPANAGLIHHSDAGAQFTSVSFAETLAMEGIAASIGSIGDAYDNSLAESTIGLYKTEAIRDDSPFRSGPLKQLEDVEWVTAQWIDWYNTTRLHSRIDDLTPDEYEYLYYANLETPAHTELAPV encoded by the coding sequence ATCGCCGGAAATGCACCAAATTCAACTGCCGCCGACACCGCCACCCCCAGCCACCGCGACCTTGATGATGCAATCATCATCGACGCCCTCCTGGCCACGGTCGGCACACCGGAAGGGATGTATGGCAGACGGAAAATGGTGGCCTACCTACGCCGCCACGGACTGGTTGTCTCAGCCCGGCGGGTTGACCGGCTGATGCGTGATCTCGAGATGAATGGCCGGGTCCGCGGCCAAGGAGTACGCACCACGATCCCCGACCGGAGTGCCGCCCGAGCCCCTGACCTGGTCGAACGTGACTTCACCGCGCCCATACCGAATGAGCGGTGGGTTGCTGATTTCACCTACGTGCGCACCTGGGCCGGCTTCGTCTACGTCGCCTTTGTCATTGATTGCTTCTCCCGCGCGATCGTGGGCTGGCATGCCTCGGCGTCAATGACCACACCCCTGGTGACCAACGCGCTACGGATGGGATTGTGGCGCCGTGACCAGGCCGGACACCCTGCAAACGCAGGTTTAATACACCACAGCGATGCCGGAGCTCAATTTACATCCGTGAGCTTCGCCGAGACGTTGGCCATGGAAGGCATCGCTGCCTCGATCGGATCGATCGGCGATGCCTACGACAATTCGCTCGCTGAGTCCACAATCGGTCTGTACAAAACCGAGGCGATCCGAGATGATTCACCGTTCCGCAGCGGCCCGCTCAAACAGCTCGAGGACGTTGAGTGGGTCACGGCGCAGTGGATTGATTGGTACAACACCACGCGCCTGCACTCACGCATCGACGACCTCACACCCGATGAATATGAATACCTCTACTACGCTAACCTAGAAACGCCCGCCCACACGGAGCTGGCACCCGTATAA
- a CDS encoding FMN-binding negative transcriptional regulator yields MIPHYFALEEDEKIDFIVHQGAGTLVTARADGTIDATLLPIALKNDHLLLHMARFNDHWRNISAAQPAAMIFTGAHDFVSSRAYDVHDGSAVASTWDYTQVTIHGHVTVHDDATWVRQAVIELTETWDPAQAEEMSEGYLARATKAIVGLSMTIERIDGKAKLSQNKLPSERERISEDLRKRDTERSRALADDVDAAPSKARRVPFLGGLKAKQ; encoded by the coding sequence GTGATCCCCCATTATTTTGCACTTGAAGAAGACGAGAAGATCGACTTCATCGTCCATCAGGGGGCCGGCACGCTTGTCACCGCACGTGCCGACGGCACGATCGATGCGACGCTGCTTCCCATCGCTCTCAAGAACGATCACCTGCTGCTCCACATGGCGCGGTTCAACGATCACTGGCGGAACATCAGCGCTGCCCAGCCGGCGGCGATGATCTTCACCGGCGCCCATGACTTCGTCAGCTCGAGGGCCTACGACGTGCACGACGGATCGGCCGTCGCATCCACATGGGACTATACGCAGGTCACCATCCACGGGCACGTCACGGTTCATGATGACGCCACGTGGGTGCGCCAAGCCGTCATCGAGCTGACAGAGACGTGGGACCCCGCTCAGGCCGAGGAGATGAGCGAGGGCTACCTGGCACGTGCGACCAAGGCGATCGTCGGCCTGTCGATGACGATCGAGCGGATCGACGGCAAGGCCAAACTGTCGCAGAACAAGCTCCCGTCCGAGAGGGAACGCATATCTGAGGACCTGCGTAAGAGAGACACGGAGCGTTCTCGTGCATTGGCGGACGATGTGGACGCAGCCCCCTCGAAAGCTCGCCGTGTGCCTTTTCTGGGGGGTCTCAAAGCCAAGCAGTAA
- the istB gene encoding IS21-like element helper ATPase IstB — translation MEAIKDVTYYTSALKAPRIQASFARLADTGRAQGWTFEEYLAAVLEAEVTAREASGAEIRRKRAHFPSMKTIEDFTFDHQPHLRSDVQAASRSTWIHNAENMILLGPPGTGKTHISIGLGIAATRAGIPVLFDTAAGWIQSLTAAHNKGDLTKELRRIRRYKLIIIDELGYLPIEPEAANLFFQLISDRYEQSSILITSNLAFGSWSTIFHDETIATAIIDRLVHHAQVLTTKGTSYRIRHRQEQGTVN, via the coding sequence CAAAGACGTCACGTACTACACGAGTGCGTTGAAAGCACCACGTATTCAAGCTTCTTTCGCTCGCCTGGCTGACACTGGGCGGGCACAGGGCTGGACGTTCGAGGAGTACTTAGCCGCGGTTTTGGAAGCCGAGGTCACCGCCCGGGAAGCATCTGGGGCCGAGATACGACGGAAACGAGCACACTTCCCGTCCATGAAGACGATTGAGGACTTCACCTTCGATCACCAGCCCCACCTGCGCTCAGACGTTCAAGCAGCATCACGCTCGACCTGGATCCACAACGCGGAGAACATGATCCTTCTCGGCCCACCAGGCACCGGGAAGACTCACATATCGATCGGGCTCGGCATTGCCGCGACCAGGGCCGGAATCCCGGTCCTGTTCGACACCGCAGCCGGCTGGATCCAGTCGCTCACTGCCGCTCACAACAAGGGAGACCTGACGAAAGAGCTGCGGCGTATTCGCCGCTACAAGCTCATCATCATCGACGAGCTCGGCTACCTCCCCATCGAGCCAGAAGCCGCGAACCTGTTCTTCCAGCTCATCTCGGACCGATACGAGCAATCATCCATCCTGATCACCTCAAACCTCGCTTTCGGGTCCTGGTCCACGATCTTCCACGACGAGACGATTGCGACAGCCATCATCGACCGGCTCGTCCACCACGCCCAAGTCCTGACCACGAAAGGAACCTCCTACCGGATCAGACACCGACAAGAACAAGGAACTGTAAACTAA